A DNA window from Haliovirga abyssi contains the following coding sequences:
- a CDS encoding YdcF family protein: MFLILYKLILSFLLPPGIFILIFFITGGLIFYFNKEKLYKFKIIGIVLIGTGTILYLFSIEPIKDLVVMPLENIYAPIKYKDLENADSIIMLGGGIIDNAPLSFGEKGIPSYSALARINEVIRVYNKTNKKLKILLSGGSVYGNTEPEAKLYRRYLISLGVNGNDILIDDKSRTTYENVINLKKLLKLNKFQHPILITSATHMPRSVYTFKKNQIDVIPDNCDYITRRAGYQFSSFFPSALNIEYMRRGVWEYIGIVYYKIKGF, encoded by the coding sequence ATGTTTTTAATTTTATATAAGCTGATATTAAGCTTTTTATTACCACCAGGAATATTTATATTAATATTTTTCATTACTGGAGGATTAATATTTTATTTTAACAAAGAAAAATTATATAAATTCAAAATAATTGGCATAGTATTAATTGGGACAGGAACTATTTTGTATTTATTTTCAATAGAACCAATTAAAGATTTAGTTGTTATGCCGTTAGAAAATATATATGCTCCGATTAAATATAAAGATTTAGAAAATGCAGATTCAATAATAATGTTAGGCGGAGGTATAATTGATAATGCTCCGCTTAGTTTTGGAGAAAAGGGGATACCTTCCTATTCTGCATTAGCAAGAATAAACGAAGTTATAAGAGTTTATAATAAAACTAATAAAAAATTAAAAATATTATTATCAGGTGGATCTGTCTATGGCAATACAGAACCAGAGGCAAAATTATACAGAAGATATTTAATTAGTTTAGGTGTGAATGGAAATGATATATTAATAGATGATAAAAGTAGAACTACTTATGAAAATGTAATTAATTTAAAAAAATTATTAAAATTAAACAAATTTCAACATCCAATACTCATTACGTCAGCAACGCATATGCCAAGAAGTGTGTATACTTTTAAGAAAAACCAAATAGATGTAATCCCAGATAACTGTGATTATATAACAAGAAGAGCAGGATATCAATTTTCATCATTTTTCCCATCGGCTTTAAATATAGAGTATATGAGAAGAGGGGTATGGGAATATATTGGAATTGTGTATTATAAAATAAAGGGGTTTTAG
- a CDS encoding UDP-N-acetylmuramoyl-L-alanyl-D-glutamate--2,6-diaminopimelate ligase — protein sequence MEKLFKNIEFEILNQGEKTDYNKMEYDSRKIDENDIFVALEGFSIDGHNFIETAINNGCKMVIVSKKVEILDEKVTYIKVNNLRKRLGIIASNFYDWPQKKLKIIGITGTNGKTTTTYLIEEILGKVARFGTIEYKIGDEIIAAPNTTPESLDVVKMCKKAIEKNIEYLIMEVSSHSLELGRVDMLEFDVAIFTNLTQDHLDFHGDMENYFLAKEKLFSKLKEKSNAIINIDDEFGKRLYNKYSNGISYSNINGDIVGKITNYTNHNMILEIDYIKKSSFETKLMGKFNLYNIMAAFGAGIALGFSEDVLVEKLSNAKRVPGRFETISENQNFMVVVDYAHTEDGLLNILSALEEIKKSKIITIFGAGGDRDKTKRAKMAKAAAKFSDFVIITSDNPRTENPVEILNGVEQGMKDIDYKNYEVIENRELAIKKGIEIAMKNDIVLIAGKGHEDYQIIGKEKIHFDDREIARKFLKEKK from the coding sequence ATGGAAAAATTATTTAAGAATATAGAATTTGAAATATTAAATCAAGGAGAAAAAACAGATTATAACAAGATGGAATATGACTCTAGAAAAATAGATGAAAATGATATTTTTGTAGCATTAGAAGGGTTTTCTATTGATGGACATAATTTTATTGAGACTGCTATTAATAATGGATGTAAAATGGTTATTGTATCAAAAAAAGTGGAGATATTAGATGAAAAAGTTACATATATAAAAGTAAATAATTTAAGGAAAAGATTAGGGATTATAGCTTCTAATTTTTACGATTGGCCACAAAAGAAACTTAAAATAATAGGGATTACAGGAACAAATGGGAAAACAACTACAACATATTTAATAGAAGAGATATTAGGAAAAGTTGCAAGATTTGGAACTATTGAATATAAAATAGGAGATGAAATAATAGCTGCGCCAAACACAACTCCTGAATCATTGGATGTTGTAAAAATGTGTAAAAAAGCTATTGAAAAAAATATAGAGTATCTTATTATGGAAGTATCATCACATTCGTTAGAATTAGGAAGAGTTGATATGTTAGAATTTGATGTAGCGATATTTACAAATTTGACACAAGATCATTTAGATTTTCATGGAGATATGGAAAATTATTTCTTGGCAAAAGAAAAACTGTTTTCAAAATTAAAAGAAAAATCTAATGCAATTATTAATATAGATGATGAATTTGGAAAAAGATTATATAACAAATATTCAAATGGAATATCTTATTCAAATATTAACGGAGATATAGTTGGAAAAATAACAAATTATACAAATCATAATATGATTTTAGAAATAGATTATATTAAAAAGAGTAGTTTTGAAACGAAATTAATGGGGAAATTTAATTTATATAATATAATGGCAGCATTTGGAGCTGGTATAGCTTTAGGATTTTCAGAAGATGTTTTAGTTGAAAAATTATCAAATGCAAAAAGAGTACCTGGTAGATTTGAAACAATTAGTGAAAATCAAAATTTTATGGTTGTTGTAGATTATGCACATACAGAAGATGGTTTATTAAATATATTATCAGCATTAGAAGAGATAAAAAAAAGCAAAATAATAACAATTTTTGGAGCTGGTGGAGATAGGGATAAAACGAAAAGAGCTAAAATGGCAAAAGCAGCTGCTAAATTTAGCGACTTTGTGATTATTACATCTGATAATCCAAGGACAGAAAATCCAGTAGAAATATTAAATGGTGTAGAACAAGGAATGAAAGATATAGATTATAAAAATTATGAAGTAATAGAAAATAGAGAGCTAGCAATAAAAAAAGGGATTGAGATTGCTATGAAAAATGATATAGTTTTAATTGCAGGCAAAGGGCATGAAGATTATCAAATCATTGGAAAAGAAAAAATACATTTTGATGATAGAGAAATAGCAAGAAAATTCTTAAAGGAGAAAAAGTAA
- a CDS encoding NADH-dependent [FeFe] hydrogenase, group A6 produces the protein MEMVKITIDDKLVEVPKGSTILDAAKKVNVEIPTLCHLNLHDVGLVNQTASCRACVVEVEGRRNLAPSCATPVTDGMVVKSNSVRALNARKVVLELLLSDHPKECLTCAKSGECELQDLSEKFGIREIRCDGAQSTYREDYSPSIIRDMDKCIMCRRCETMCNEVQTVGALSGINRGFDAVVSPAFEMNLEDSVCTYCGQCVAVCPTGALTEKDYTWDVVSALADPEKTVVVQVAPAVRAALGEEFGMEPGTLVTGKIVTALKKLGFDNVFDTDFAADLTIMEEASEFLDRLTRHLEGDKTVKLPILTSCCPAWVKFFEHQFPEMKDIPSTAKSPQQMFGAIAKSYYAEKIGVKRENMVVVSIMPCLAKKYEVGRDEFKVDGNPDVDISISTRELARMIKQFNIDFVDLEDQEFDNPLGESTGAGVIFGATGGVIEAAVRTAYEWVTKEELKDVNFTSFRGLDGIKSATVKVGDLDLNIGIAHGLGNARKLLEDIKSGKSKFHAIEIMACPGGCIGGGGQPYHHGDLDILKKRAEAIYREDEGKAIRKSHENPYIKELYSTYLGSPLGEKAHHLLHTHYFNRK, from the coding sequence ATGGAAATGGTAAAAATTACTATTGATGATAAACTTGTAGAAGTGCCTAAAGGGTCTACTATATTAGATGCTGCAAAGAAAGTTAATGTAGAAATACCTACTTTATGTCATTTGAATTTACATGACGTAGGATTAGTAAATCAAACTGCTTCTTGTAGAGCTTGTGTTGTAGAAGTTGAAGGAAGAAGAAATTTAGCACCTTCATGTGCAACACCAGTTACAGATGGAATGGTTGTTAAAAGTAATAGTGTAAGAGCATTAAATGCTAGAAAAGTTGTATTAGAATTACTTTTATCGGATCATCCAAAAGAGTGTTTAACTTGTGCTAAATCAGGTGAATGTGAACTACAAGATTTATCAGAAAAATTTGGAATAAGAGAAATAAGATGTGATGGAGCTCAGTCAACATATAGAGAAGATTATTCTCCTTCAATTATAAGAGATATGGATAAATGTATTATGTGTAGAAGATGTGAAACTATGTGTAATGAAGTACAAACAGTAGGAGCATTATCTGGAATTAATAGAGGATTTGATGCAGTAGTATCACCAGCATTTGAAATGAATTTAGAAGATTCTGTATGTACTTATTGTGGACAATGTGTGGCAGTATGTCCAACAGGGGCATTAACAGAAAAAGATTATACTTGGGATGTAGTATCTGCATTAGCTGATCCTGAAAAAACAGTAGTTGTGCAAGTAGCTCCAGCAGTAAGAGCAGCTTTAGGTGAAGAATTTGGAATGGAACCAGGAACTCTTGTAACTGGAAAAATAGTAACTGCATTAAAAAAATTAGGATTTGATAATGTATTTGATACAGATTTTGCAGCTGATTTAACAATAATGGAAGAAGCTAGTGAGTTTTTAGATAGATTAACAAGACATTTAGAGGGAGATAAAACAGTAAAATTACCAATACTTACTTCTTGTTGTCCAGCATGGGTAAAATTCTTTGAGCATCAATTCCCAGAGATGAAAGATATACCTTCAACAGCTAAATCTCCACAACAAATGTTTGGAGCTATAGCAAAATCTTATTATGCTGAAAAAATAGGTGTGAAAAGAGAAAATATGGTAGTGGTTTCAATTATGCCTTGTCTTGCTAAAAAATATGAAGTTGGAAGAGACGAATTTAAAGTAGACGGAAATCCAGATGTAGATATTTCAATTTCTACAAGAGAATTAGCAAGAATGATAAAACAGTTTAATATTGATTTTGTAGATTTGGAAGATCAAGAATTTGATAATCCATTAGGAGAATCAACAGGAGCTGGAGTAATATTTGGTGCAACTGGAGGAGTTATAGAAGCAGCAGTAAGAACAGCATACGAATGGGTTACAAAAGAAGAATTAAAAGATGTAAACTTTACTTCTTTTAGAGGACTAGATGGAATAAAAAGTGCAACTGTAAAAGTTGGAGATTTAGATTTAAATATAGGAATAGCACATGGGCTTGGAAATGCAAGAAAATTATTAGAAGATATAAAATCTGGTAAATCAAAATTCCATGCTATAGAAATAATGGCTTGTCCAGGAGGATGTATTGGTGGTGGAGGTCAACCTTACCATCATGGAGATTTAGATATATTAAAGAAAAGGGCAGAAGCAATATATAGAGAAGATGAAGGAAAAGCAATTAGAAAATCTCATGAAAACCCATATATTAAAGAGTTATATTCAACATATTTGGGAAGCCCATTGGGAGAAAAAGCTCATCATCTATTACATACACATTATTTTAATAGAAAATAA
- a CDS encoding NADH-quinone oxidoreductase subunit NuoF produces MANYKMHVLICGGTGCLSSGSKAIADNIKSLLKENNMENDVQVLMTGCFGFCEKGPIVKILPDNTFYTEVKPGDAKLIVEEHLIKGRKVDSLLYKDPMTKKHISDSKHMDFYKKQMRIALRNCGFIDPDKIEEYIAREGYQALGKVLSEMTPKDVIAEMKESGLRGRGGGGFPTGLKWEFASKYNIGEQKYVVCNADEGDPGAFMDRSILEGDPHSVIEAMSICGYSIGATKGLVYIRAEYPLAIERLQNAISSAREMGLLGKDIMGSGFDFDIELKYGAGAFVCGEETALIHSMEGERGEPTTKPPFPAESGYWGKTTNVNNVETFANIPVIINKGANWFNKIGTEKSKGTKVFALAGKINNVGLIEVPMGTTLREVIFDIGGGIKNGKKFKSAQTGGPSGGCLTEKDLDVPIDFDNLVAAGSMMGSGGMIVMDEDDCMVSIAKFYLDFTVDESCGKCTPCRVGTKRLYEMLDKITKGQGTMDDLKKLKMLSGVIKDTALCGLGQTAPNPVLSTLDNFWDEYVAHVVDKRCPAGQCTALLQYVIDPGKCIGCTACARVCPVGAISGKVKTAHVIDQEKCIKCGACYDACKFGAIEKK; encoded by the coding sequence ATGGCAAATTATAAGATGCATGTTCTTATATGTGGTGGAACAGGATGTTTATCGTCAGGTAGTAAAGCCATAGCTGATAATATAAAATCATTATTAAAAGAAAATAATATGGAAAATGATGTACAAGTATTAATGACTGGTTGTTTCGGATTTTGTGAAAAAGGACCAATAGTAAAAATCTTACCAGATAATACATTCTATACAGAAGTAAAACCTGGAGATGCAAAATTAATTGTAGAAGAACACTTAATAAAAGGTAGAAAAGTAGATAGTTTATTATATAAAGATCCAATGACAAAGAAACATATAAGTGATTCTAAACATATGGATTTTTATAAAAAACAGATGAGAATAGCACTTAGAAACTGTGGATTTATAGATCCTGATAAAATTGAAGAATATATAGCAAGAGAAGGATATCAAGCTTTAGGAAAAGTTTTATCAGAAATGACTCCAAAAGATGTAATTGCTGAAATGAAAGAATCAGGATTAAGAGGAAGAGGTGGAGGAGGATTCCCTACTGGATTAAAATGGGAATTTGCTAGTAAATATAACATTGGAGAACAAAAATATGTAGTATGTAACGCTGATGAAGGAGATCCAGGAGCATTTATGGATAGATCAATCTTAGAAGGAGATCCTCATAGTGTAATAGAAGCAATGTCTATTTGTGGGTATTCTATTGGTGCTACTAAAGGGCTTGTTTATATAAGAGCAGAATATCCATTGGCAATAGAAAGACTGCAAAATGCTATTAGTTCAGCAAGAGAAATGGGACTATTAGGAAAAGATATTATGGGAAGTGGATTTGATTTTGATATTGAGTTAAAATATGGAGCAGGAGCATTTGTTTGTGGAGAAGAAACTGCACTTATTCATTCTATGGAAGGTGAAAGAGGAGAACCTACAACAAAACCACCATTTCCAGCAGAATCAGGATATTGGGGAAAAACTACAAATGTAAATAATGTAGAAACATTTGCAAATATACCTGTAATTATTAATAAAGGTGCAAACTGGTTTAATAAAATAGGAACAGAAAAATCAAAAGGAACAAAAGTTTTTGCATTAGCAGGAAAAATAAATAACGTAGGACTTATAGAAGTTCCAATGGGAACAACTTTAAGAGAAGTTATTTTTGATATAGGTGGCGGAATTAAAAATGGAAAGAAATTTAAATCTGCACAAACAGGAGGTCCTTCTGGAGGATGTTTAACAGAAAAAGATCTTGATGTTCCAATAGATTTTGATAACTTAGTAGCAGCAGGTTCTATGATGGGATCTGGTGGAATGATAGTTATGGATGAAGATGATTGTATGGTATCTATTGCAAAATTCTATCTTGATTTTACAGTTGATGAATCTTGTGGTAAATGTACTCCTTGTAGAGTAGGGACAAAAAGATTATATGAAATGTTAGATAAAATTACAAAAGGTCAAGGAACTATGGATGATCTTAAAAAATTAAAAATGTTAAGTGGAGTAATAAAAGATACAGCACTTTGTGGTCTTGGACAAACAGCACCAAATCCAGTATTATCAACATTAGATAATTTTTGGGATGAATATGTAGCACATGTAGTAGATAAAAGATGTCCAGCAGGACAATGTACAGCATTACTTCAATATGTAATTGATCCAGGTAAATGTATTGGTTGTACAGCTTGTGCAAGAGTATGTCCAGTAGGAGCAATTTCTGGAAAAGTTAAAACTGCGCATGTAATAGACCAAGAAAAATGTATCAAATGTGGAGCGTGTTATGATGCTTGTAAATTTGGGGCTATTGAAAAAAAATAA
- a CDS encoding (2Fe-2S) ferredoxin domain-containing protein, translating to MAKIKSLDELKKLREKLQNKVELREKGENVDDLVQIKIAMATCGIAAGAKDTMDAFIGKLNEKNIKNAVITQTGCMGYCHSEPTVEITLPGKEAVVFGNVDADKTEEIIEKYIKNGELVDGIIPVGYTTIEEEK from the coding sequence ATGGCAAAAATAAAATCATTAGATGAATTAAAAAAATTAAGAGAAAAATTACAAAATAAAGTAGAATTAAGAGAAAAAGGTGAAAATGTAGATGATTTAGTTCAAATAAAAATAGCAATGGCAACTTGCGGAATTGCTGCAGGAGCTAAAGATACAATGGATGCTTTTATCGGAAAATTAAATGAAAAAAATATAAAAAATGCTGTAATAACACAAACTGGATGTATGGGATATTGTCATTCAGAACCAACTGTAGAAATAACTTTACCAGGTAAAGAAGCAGTTGTGTTTGGAAATGTAGATGCAGATAAAACAGAAGAAATAATTGAAAAATATATTAAAAATGGAGAATTGGTAGATGGAATAATACCAGTAGGGTATACAACTATTGAAGAAGAAAAATAA
- a CDS encoding NADH-quinone oxidoreductase subunit NuoE family protein: MSNGCQNKLAQDCYSKLEKFINELPEKKGALISVLHRAQDIFGYLPAEVQKFISEKLDIPLAKVYGVVTFYSFFTMTPKGEYPISVCLGTACYVRGAEKVLDEFKRELDLEVGETGLDGKFSLDALRCVGACGLAPVVLVGEKVYGRVTPEQVKDILKEYKNV, from the coding sequence ATGTCTAATGGATGTCAAAACAAATTAGCACAAGATTGCTATAGTAAACTTGAAAAGTTTATTAATGAATTGCCAGAAAAAAAAGGGGCTTTAATATCAGTACTTCATAGAGCTCAAGATATTTTTGGATATTTACCAGCGGAAGTACAAAAATTTATATCAGAAAAGCTAGATATACCTTTAGCAAAGGTTTATGGAGTTGTAACTTTTTATTCATTTTTTACAATGACACCGAAAGGGGAATATCCAATTTCAGTATGTTTGGGGACAGCTTGTTATGTAAGAGGAGCAGAGAAAGTTTTAGATGAATTTAAAAGAGAATTAGATCTTGAAGTAGGAGAAACTGGATTAGATGGTAAATTTTCTTTGGATGCTTTAAGATGTGTTGGAGCATGTGGATTAGCTCCAGTTGTACTTGTAGGGGAAAAAGTATATGGAAGAGTTACTCCAGAGCAAGTTAAAGATATTTTAAAAGAATATAAGAACGTTTAA
- a CDS encoding DnaJ domain-containing protein, which produces MLYIILLIGIGFIFGFENMIAILTTLFFIYVFFTLFGVLFSLLPVLIVIGLIYYFLNKDKINYKYKSYKNFFEDGGNKNYYYKWDNTESNNYQNSSQSFYNNINNLDEYYSILGASKDLSDEDIKKKYKELAKKYHPDIHHNKPEEEKKIYEEKFKKIQEAYEKIREERKF; this is translated from the coding sequence ATGCTATATATAATATTATTAATAGGTATTGGTTTTATATTTGGATTTGAAAATATGATTGCAATATTAACTACATTATTCTTTATATATGTTTTTTTCACATTGTTTGGAGTATTATTTTCACTTCTTCCTGTATTAATAGTTATAGGGTTGATATATTATTTTTTAAATAAGGATAAAATAAATTATAAATATAAATCTTATAAAAATTTTTTCGAAGATGGAGGAAATAAAAATTATTATTATAAATGGGACAATACCGAGTCTAATAATTACCAAAATAGTTCTCAAAGTTTTTATAATAACATCAATAATTTAGATGAGTATTATTCAATATTAGGAGCAAGCAAAGATTTATCAGATGAGGATATAAAAAAGAAATATAAAGAATTAGCAAAAAAATATCATCCAGATATTCATCATAATAAACCAGAAGAAGAGAAGAAAATATATGAGGAGAAATTCAAAAAAATTCAAGAAGCGTATGAAAAAATAAGAGAAGAAAGAAAATTTTGA
- a CDS encoding tetratricopeptide repeat protein codes for MLRTKIFNEISNIKKIGLKIQKLNEILSQAPNNIKALEELGTIYHYSGQDIEAIDIYEKLKKLEPKNIDIRGFLGYLYYEINNLEKAIDEFNFILDIAPDSPFVSFLLGNAYSRAGLVVDAVNAYEFAIFLDFDMYSAHLDFAKKYEDMGRINRALKEYKAAYEIDVKDKKILEKIKTLEGMK; via the coding sequence GTGCTAAGAACTAAAATATTTAATGAAATATCTAATATCAAAAAGATAGGGTTAAAAATACAAAAATTAAATGAAATATTATCACAAGCTCCTAACAACATAAAAGCTTTGGAAGAATTGGGAACTATATATCATTATAGTGGACAAGATATAGAAGCTATAGATATATATGAAAAATTAAAAAAATTAGAACCTAAAAATATAGATATCAGAGGTTTTTTGGGGTATCTATATTATGAAATTAATAATTTAGAAAAAGCCATTGATGAGTTTAATTTTATATTAGATATAGCTCCTGATTCGCCATTTGTATCCTTTTTATTAGGGAATGCATATTCAAGAGCAGGGTTAGTAGTAGATGCAGTAAACGCATATGAATTTGCAATATTTTTAGATTTTGATATGTATAGTGCACATCTTGATTTTGCTAAAAAGTATGAAGATATGGGAAGAATAAATAGGGCGTTAAAAGAATATAAAGCGGCTTATGAAATAGATGTTAAAGATAAAAAAATATTAGAAAAAATAAAAACATTAGAAGGAATGAAATAG
- a CDS encoding aconitase family protein → MEVFKSYKKRAEERYKSYGLYPRPIKSQEVESFFKMLIAGENLEENIEFLGEKFVFGELLVKLIKNEVLRGTFPETYKKAEYLYKIISENIKNSFINKEDALITLFNMKGGAATPIMIKLIEEKIESDRVVEELKKVVLVNKEDFDKLAKLSKNSSEIANLIKAWAEKEFSKTWNLKSEYLGVGIKVGDFISTDHLSPGKRANSRTDKPLHATYIMDGRPDEADFMERLNKLKEKSKSIYIVGGEGFGEGSSRKSATYTVLQVIGENIEGEPENKTGGVVIAKTMAPIFRNSLVSSAILPILCNTDGINEEDSIKVDVENSKLIINNEKEIEFEKIEDLDLEKIKAGGVNNYTAGKELQAWASDYCIENNIDFDNSKMPEKLKDSDEKVAMNLAEKLVAYNRIDGKTTVKAGETATVKVRGVYSQDTTGPMTMEEYQSMAGGMTFGADFVVQSLCHTCEAPSSEERDRHKFLVGFVDDRGGVGLRPGEGIIHTIGNRFVTPTDIIVGGDSHTRSPRGISFPGASDIVASCMKYGKMELIMDKVVKVEFYGELQAGMTARDMVSMLVMEAEKQGYGKGVYTGKIIEMYGIEKLTSEEKYILTNAVAERSASAGLIQADENTIKELEKDLEYLKNRPDANISESVKKASKSIEEFLENPIFLRADENAEYDAVIKINLNNYKEPIVAVPHHPDNVAFLSEVAGTEVDEVYIGSCVGGEYESISSAARILDGNKIKRGINFVVSPAAEDITERLADNKDLDKIINAGGVVIMPTCGLCMGNKRRIGSNSTAITTTTRNYQGRLGPANSGAYLGSSLVAACCAILGKFPTLEEYMEFLNK, encoded by the coding sequence ATGGAAGTTTTTAAAAGCTACAAAAAAAGAGCTGAAGAAAGATATAAGTCATATGGATTATATCCAAGACCTATAAAATCACAAGAGGTAGAATCATTTTTTAAAATGTTAATTGCAGGAGAAAATTTAGAAGAAAATATTGAATTTTTAGGAGAAAAATTTGTTTTTGGAGAATTATTAGTAAAATTAATAAAAAATGAAGTTTTAAGAGGAACATTCCCAGAAACTTATAAAAAAGCTGAATATTTATATAAAATAATATCTGAAAATATAAAAAATAGTTTTATAAACAAAGAAGATGCTTTAATTACTCTTTTTAATATGAAGGGTGGAGCAGCAACTCCAATTATGATAAAATTAATTGAAGAAAAAATTGAGTCTGATAGAGTAGTGGAAGAATTAAAAAAAGTAGTTTTAGTAAACAAAGAAGATTTTGATAAATTAGCTAAATTGTCAAAAAATAGTTCTGAAATTGCAAATTTAATTAAAGCTTGGGCAGAAAAAGAATTTTCAAAAACTTGGAATTTAAAATCTGAATATTTAGGAGTTGGGATAAAAGTAGGAGATTTCATAAGTACAGATCATTTATCACCTGGGAAGAGAGCTAATTCTAGGACAGATAAGCCATTGCATGCTACATATATTATGGATGGAAGACCTGATGAAGCAGATTTTATGGAAAGATTAAATAAATTAAAAGAAAAAAGTAAGAGTATATATATAGTTGGTGGAGAAGGATTTGGAGAAGGTTCGTCTAGAAAGTCAGCTACATATACTGTATTACAAGTTATAGGAGAAAATATAGAAGGAGAACCAGAAAATAAAACTGGTGGAGTTGTAATTGCAAAAACTATGGCACCTATTTTTAGAAATTCTTTGGTTTCATCTGCAATATTACCAATTTTATGTAATACAGATGGTATAAATGAGGAAGATAGTATAAAAGTAGATGTAGAAAATAGTAAATTGATAATTAATAATGAAAAAGAGATAGAATTTGAGAAAATAGAAGATCTTGATTTGGAAAAAATTAAAGCTGGCGGAGTTAATAATTATACTGCTGGGAAAGAATTGCAAGCTTGGGCATCAGATTACTGTATAGAAAATAATATTGATTTTGATAATTCTAAAATGCCAGAAAAATTAAAAGATAGTGATGAAAAAGTTGCCATGAATTTAGCTGAAAAGTTAGTTGCGTATAATAGAATAGATGGGAAAACAACAGTTAAAGCAGGAGAAACTGCTACTGTAAAAGTAAGAGGAGTTTATTCTCAAGATACAACAGGACCTATGACAATGGAAGAATATCAATCAATGGCTGGTGGAATGACATTTGGAGCTGATTTTGTAGTTCAATCGTTATGTCATACTTGTGAGGCACCAAGTTCAGAAGAGAGAGATAGACACAAATTTTTAGTAGGGTTTGTAGATGATAGAGGTGGAGTTGGATTAAGACCAGGTGAAGGAATTATACACACAATAGGGAATAGATTTGTAACGCCAACAGATATTATTGTAGGTGGAGATTCGCATACAAGAAGTCCAAGAGGAATATCGTTTCCTGGAGCTTCAGATATAGTTGCAAGTTGTATGAAATATGGAAAAATGGAATTGATAATGGATAAAGTAGTTAAAGTTGAATTTTATGGAGAATTACAAGCAGGTATGACTGCCAGAGATATGGTATCAATGTTAGTAATGGAAGCTGAAAAACAAGGGTATGGGAAAGGTGTATATACTGGGAAAATTATAGAGATGTATGGTATAGAAAAATTAACGTCTGAAGAAAAATATATATTAACAAATGCAGTGGCAGAAAGATCAGCATCAGCTGGATTAATTCAAGCAGATGAAAATACAATAAAAGAATTGGAAAAAGATTTGGAATATTTGAAAAATAGACCTGATGCCAACATATCAGAATCTGTAAAAAAAGCATCTAAATCAATAGAAGAATTTTTGGAAAATCCAATCTTTTTAAGAGCAGATGAAAATGCAGAATATGATGCAGTTATAAAAATAAATTTAAATAATTATAAAGAACCAATAGTTGCGGTACCTCATCATCCAGATAATGTTGCATTCTTATCAGAGGTAGCAGGGACAGAAGTTGATGAAGTATATATTGGAAGTTGTGTAGGTGGAGAATATGAGTCAATAAGCAGCGCTGCAAGAATTTTAGATGGAAATAAAATAAAAAGAGGAATAAATTTTGTAGTAAGTCCAGCAGCAGAGGATATTACAGAAAGATTAGCTGATAATAAAGATTTAGATAAAATTATTAATGCTGGTGGAGTAGTAATAATGCCAACTTGCGGACTATGTATGGGTAATAAAAGAAGAATTGGATCAAATTCTACTGCAATTACAACTACAACTAGGAATTATCAAGGAAGACTCGGGCCTGCAAATTCAGGAGCTTATTTAGGAAGTTCTTTAGTAGCGGCTTGTTGTGCAATATTAGGAAAATTTCCTACATTAGAAGAATATATGGAATTTTTAAATAAGTAA